The Coffea arabica cultivar ET-39 chromosome 4e, Coffea Arabica ET-39 HiFi, whole genome shotgun sequence genome includes a window with the following:
- the LOC113742037 gene encoding acidic endochitinase SE2-like isoform X2, which produces MAGLTWLPFLASSLLMMVSLFQSSQAAGVAVYWGQNGDEGSLADTCASGNYQFVNLAFLTTFGGGNTPVLNLAGHCNPGAGTCTSLSVEINDCQNQNIKVLLSLGGAVGNQSLTSADDARQVANYLWNNFLGGQSRSRPLGHAVLDGIDFSIESGTGLYWDNLARALSGFSSQKKVYLSAAPQCPFPDADLSTAISTGLFDYVWIQFYNNGQCQYSTNADNLIAAWNQWTSVHSNQIFLGVPAAPAAADGGYIPPDALISQVLPSIKSSHKYAGVMIWNKYFDSGYSSAIKEQVAASSPSIAPGSGSPSSPAGPHSGRKKSKNLRVKLYVVGAAIATSLAALALLFWCCKLRKRKGNHRNFMGSEMPELDDNEDDESLFFSFTSIEIATDHFSEENKLGQGGFGPVYKGKLVNGLEIAVKRLNRMSGHGIEQFKNEVKVISKLQHRNLVRLLGSCLEKEERLLVYEYLPNNSLDSVLFDAAKRNILDWKRRLKIIEGVAQGLLYLHKYSRLKIIHRDLKTSNVLLDADLNPKISDFGTARIFGENEMRGSTMNIVGT; this is translated from the exons ATGGCGGGTTTAACGTGGTTACCATTCTTAGCATCCTCACTGTTGATGATGGTATCCCTATTCCAGTCCTCACAAGCTGCAGGAGTTGCCGTCTACTGGGGTCAAAACGGCGATGAAGGAAGCTTGGCCGACACATGCGCCAGTGGAAACTATCAGTTCGTGAACCTGGCATTTCTGACAACCTTTGGCGGTGGAAACACACCAGTATTGAACTTAGCCGGCCATTGCAACCCCGGCGCAGGCACCTGCACCTCCTTAAGTGTTGAAATAAATGATTGCCAgaaccaaaacatcaaagtgcTGCTTTCCCTTGGAGGTGCGGTTGGAAACCAGAGCCTTACTTCCGCCGACGATGCAAGGCAAGTCGCCAATTACCTTTGGAACAATTTCTTGGGCGGTCAATCACGTTCCCGCCCGCTTGGACATGCTGTTCTAGACGGTATAGACTTTTCTATTGAAAGCGGGACAGGCCTGTATTGGGACAATCTGGCCAGGGCGCTCTCTGGATTCAGCTCGCAGAAAAAGGTGTACTTATCTGCGGCTCCACAGTGCCCGTTCCCTGATGCTGATCTAAGCACAGCTATCAGCACTGGCCTTTTCGATTATGTCTGGATACAATTTTACAACAATGGGCAATGTCAATATTCGACTAATGCTGATAACCTGATAGCGGCATGGAACCAATGGACCTCAGTTCATTCCAATCAGATCTTCCTAGGAGTACCAGCAGCTCCAGCGGCTGCGGACGGAGGGTATATTCCACCGGATGCGCTCATTTCTCAGGTTCTACCATCCATCAAGTCCTCTCACAAGTACGCAGGGGTCATGATCTGGAACAAATATTTTGACAGCGGATATAGTTCAGCTATCAAAG AGCAGGTTGCTGCTTCTAGCCCTTCGATTGCTCCCGGCTCTGGCTCTCCTTCATCACCCGCCGGGCCTCACAGTGGAAGAAAGAAATCGAAGAATTTAAGGGTGAAGTTATATGTAGTTGGTGCTGCCATAGCAACTTCTCTAGCAGCTCTTGCATTACTTTTCTGGTGTTGCAAATTGCGAAAGAGAAAAGGTAACCATCGAAACTTCATGGGTTCAGAAATGCCAGAGCTTGATGACAATGAAGATGATGAATCACTGTTCTTCAGTTTTACAAGCATAGAAATTGCCACAGATCATTTTTCTGAGGAAAACAAACTTGGTCAAGGAGGATTTGGTCCAGTCTACAAG GGCAAACTGGTTAACGGGTTAGAGATTGCAGTTAAAAGATTGAATAGAATGTCAGGACATGGAATTGAACAATTCAAGAATGAAGTCAAAGTAATCTCAAAGCTGCAACATCGAAACCTTGTTAGACTTTTGGGCTCCTGCCTTGAGAAAGAAGAGCGTTTACTGGTATACGAGTACTTGCCTAATAACAGTCTGGATTCAGTACTTTTTG ATGCAGCAAAGCGGAATATATTGGATTGGAAAAGAAGGTTGAAAATCATTGAAGGAGTAGCTCAGGGGCTTTTGTACCTCCACAAGTATTCTAGATTAAAGATCATCCACAGAGATTTGAAAACGAGCAATGTTTTATTGGACGCGGACctgaatcccaaaatttcagattttggaACCGCCAGAATTTTTGGAGAGAATGAAATGCGCGGAAGTACAATGAACATTGTGGGGACATA A
- the LOC113742037 gene encoding acidic endochitinase SE2-like isoform X4 gives MAGLTWLPFLASSLLMMVSLFQSSQAAGVAVYWGQNGDEGSLADTCASGNYQFVNLAFLTTFGGGNTPVLNLAGHCNPGAGTCTSLSVEINDCQNQNIKVLLSLGGAVGNQSLTSADDARQVANYLWNNFLGGQSRSRPLGHAVLDGIDFSIESGTGLYWDNLARALSGFSSQKKVYLSAAPQCPFPDADLSTAISTGLFDYVWIQFYNNGQCQYSTNADNLIAAWNQWTSVHSNQIFLGVPAAPAAADGGYIPPDALISQVLPSIKSSHKYAGVMIWNKYFDSGYSSAIKGCCF, from the exons ATGGCGGGTTTAACGTGGTTACCATTCTTAGCATCCTCACTGTTGATGATGGTATCCCTATTCCAGTCCTCACAAGCTGCAGGAGTTGCCGTCTACTGGGGTCAAAACGGCGATGAAGGAAGCTTGGCCGACACATGCGCCAGTGGAAACTATCAGTTCGTGAACCTGGCATTTCTGACAACCTTTGGCGGTGGAAACACACCAGTATTGAACTTAGCCGGCCATTGCAACCCCGGCGCAGGCACCTGCACCTCCTTAAGTGTTGAAATAAATGATTGCCAgaaccaaaacatcaaagtgcTGCTTTCCCTTGGAGGTGCGGTTGGAAACCAGAGCCTTACTTCCGCCGACGATGCAAGGCAAGTCGCCAATTACCTTTGGAACAATTTCTTGGGCGGTCAATCACGTTCCCGCCCGCTTGGACATGCTGTTCTAGACGGTATAGACTTTTCTATTGAAAGCGGGACAGGCCTGTATTGGGACAATCTGGCCAGGGCGCTCTCTGGATTCAGCTCGCAGAAAAAGGTGTACTTATCTGCGGCTCCACAGTGCCCGTTCCCTGATGCTGATCTAAGCACAGCTATCAGCACTGGCCTTTTCGATTATGTCTGGATACAATTTTACAACAATGGGCAATGTCAATATTCGACTAATGCTGATAACCTGATAGCGGCATGGAACCAATGGACCTCAGTTCATTCCAATCAGATCTTCCTAGGAGTACCAGCAGCTCCAGCGGCTGCGGACGGAGGGTATATTCCACCGGATGCGCTCATTTCTCAGGTTCTACCATCCATCAAGTCCTCTCACAAGTACGCAGGGGTCATGATCTGGAACAAATATTTTGACAGCGGATATAGTTCAGCTATCAAAG GTTGCTGCTTCTAG